From the genome of Chloracidobacterium sp.:
CTGTCAGAGTTTCAGGTCGAAGCACTTTGACGGCGACCGTCCGTCCCAGCAGCAAGTGACGTCCACGATAGACTGCGCCCATCCCACCCTGACCGAGGATGGCTTCCAGCCGTACTTTGCCATCTATGGTATGTCCTACGAGTGAAGATTGGTCGAAAGTCATTGCTGGAACCTCGCCGTCGTGGGGTTTCTGGGGGATGGTTCAGTGGTTGCTGCGCAGTTTACTCCATTTGCGCTTCACGGAAGGTTGCCATATTGCCGTGCAGCCGACAGGCCGCTTCAAGGATGGTCAACGCCAACGCTGCGCCGCTCGCCTCGCCAAGCCGCATGTCAAGGTGTAGGAGTGGCGTCGCTTCCAAAAAACTAAGAAGGACTTGATGCCCTGGCTCGGTTGAACGATGCCCAAACACCATATACTCACGCGCCACTGGCGCACAGGCGACGGACAGCGCCGCCGCCGCTGTTGAAACAAAGCCGTCCACCACGGCGACGCAGCCACAGGCGGCGCAGCCCAAGTACGCGCCGCACATCGCCGCCACATCCAGGCCGCCTACCTTTGCAAGGATGTCAAGCGGCTCAGCAGCGCGTGGTTGGCGCTGTTCCAGCGCCTGTCGAACGACAGCGATTTTGCGTGCCAGACCTTCCGGTGCAAGGCCGCTTCCAGCCCCGGTCACTGCTTCCGGCGGCTGTCCGGTCAACGCCGCTGTGACGGCCGCCGCCGCTGTCGTGTTACCAATGCCCATTTCACCGACGGCGACCGCACGTATGCCCCGTTCGGCCAGTTCACTGATGGTTTCAAAGCCGACGCGAACAGCCTGCTCAACTTCCGCCGGCGTCAGCGCCGGCTCGACGGCAAAGTTACGTGCGCCGCGTCGCACCTTACGATGCCGAACACCGGGCAAACCGGAAACATCGGCGTCCACGCCAACGTCGCAAACGACCAACTCACTCTGGGTCATTTCCGCAAGGACGGCGACGGCCGCTCTGCCGCCGATAAAGTTCCGCAAATGCTGATGGGTGATCCGTGACGGAAAAGCGCTGACGCCTTCAGCGCACACCCCATGATCGGCACAAAACACAACAATGGCGCGCGGCCGAACCTGCGGCTGTTCGGTCCTTTGGATGGCCGCAAGCTGAGTAGCCAACGTTTCAAGCCGTCCCAGACTGCCTGGCGGTTTGACCAGTTCCACCTGTCGCGCCCGCGCCTTGGCGGCGAACGTTTGGTCAGGAGGCTGGATGCCTTCGGTAAGACTTTTCAGCCAGGGCGTCATCGTGCTGCTATGGGGTTGGCGCTGAAGACGCCGCAAAAGCTTGGCGAAGGACAGCGGCGGCTTCGTCAATCGCCCGTTGCGCGTCGTCGAACCAGCCTGTCAGTGAGAAAAACCCATGCACCATACCAGCGTAGTGGGAAACGGAAGCCCGGACGCCAGCGGCTTCCAAGCGCCGGGCGTAAGCCGTCCCCTCGTCGCGCAGTGGGTCGTATTCCGCCACGATAATGTGCGCCGGCGGGAGCCCTGTCAGGTCTTTTTCGAACAACGGTGAGAGGTAGGGATGGCGTTTGTCTTGGTCGGCCGGGACGTAATGCCCCAAAAACCACTGCATGGCATCCTTGGTGAGAAAATATCCTTCACCGTTCTCTTCGTAGGAAGGTTGACTGTGAGTGGCGTCGGTGACGGGATACACCAGCACTTGGAACACTGGAAGGTGACCCTTGCGATTCCGCGCCATGAGCGTCGCTACGGTCGCCAGATTCCCGCCGGCGCTGTCTCCAGCGACGGCGACGCGTGTCGGGTCGCCGCCAAGCTCTTCGGCATGGCTGATGACCCACTGCAGCGCGTCGTAGGCGTCAATCGGTGCCGCCGGAAACTGGCTTTCGGGCGCAAGACGGTAATCCACCGCGACCACAATGGTCGGCGTACGGTTGGCCAGCGCACGGCAAACATTGTCGTGGCTGTCGAGGTTGCCGATCACGAACCCGCCGCCATGAAAGTACACTGTAACCGGCAGCGGGCGGTCGCCGTCCGGGACGTACAGGCGAAGGAGAATGCTCGCTTGGCTGCCCGGAATCAGGC
Proteins encoded in this window:
- a CDS encoding alpha/beta hydrolase encodes the protein MPLHPQAEAFLQQVAALGNPPLWTLSPAEARQAFLRLRALAGSPEPVAHVTHRLIPGSQASILLRLYVPDGDRPLPVTVYFHGGGFVIGNLDSHDNVCRALANRTPTIVVAVDYRLAPESQFPAAPIDAYDALQWVISHAEELGGDPTRVAVAGDSAGGNLATVATLMARNRKGHLPVFQVLVYPVTDATHSQPSYEENGEGYFLTKDAMQWFLGHYVPADQDKRHPYLSPLFEKDLTGLPPAHIIVAEYDPLRDEGTAYARRLEAAGVRASVSHYAGMVHGFFSLTGWFDDAQRAIDEAAAVLRQAFAASSAPTP
- the cobT gene encoding nicotinate-nucleotide--dimethylbenzimidazole phosphoribosyltransferase, encoding MTPWLKSLTEGIQPPDQTFAAKARARQVELVKPPGSLGRLETLATQLAAIQRTEQPQVRPRAIVVFCADHGVCAEGVSAFPSRITHQHLRNFIGGRAAVAVLAEMTQSELVVCDVGVDADVSGLPGVRHRKVRRGARNFAVEPALTPAEVEQAVRVGFETISELAERGIRAVAVGEMGIGNTTAAAAVTAALTGQPPEAVTGAGSGLAPEGLARKIAVVRQALEQRQPRAAEPLDILAKVGGLDVAAMCGAYLGCAACGCVAVVDGFVSTAAAALSVACAPVAREYMVFGHRSTEPGHQVLLSFLEATPLLHLDMRLGEASGAALALTILEAACRLHGNMATFREAQME